In Gossypium arboreum isolate Shixiya-1 chromosome 6, ASM2569848v2, whole genome shotgun sequence, the following are encoded in one genomic region:
- the LOC108457076 gene encoding uncharacterized protein LOC108457076: MKESELSTEPIGQNLIKLISNLCFSVFVFSVLIFTVIAITYQPPDPWLESAPALTKLFTQTENATFKNDDSILKTGEDVVLVAAPEVPPALAINPITETVIEKSEEKILNLNLKSDCEDLKFVNCSDPRVLVTVERFNLKTFKFIVFLEYQTPVSGSKLDECDVAWRFRNKKEKSWRKYRDFRRFKFGIGENCTYNVVHAGGWHSGINARRPRNRPNTTSSSGNLRLAPPVGDEEINDTIPTLGSEMNFRKGKYLYYARGGDYCKGMNHYLWSFLCGLGEAMYLNRTFVMDLSVCLSATYNPSNRDEEGKDFRFYFDFEHLKEVASVVEESEFLRGWKKWNRGRKRKVPVKKVTTYKVTPMQLKKDKSTIIWRQFDAPEPENYWYRVCEGQAAKYIQRPWHALWKSKRLMNIVTEISGQMDWDFDAVHVVRGEKAQNIELWPHLDADTSPDALLTKLKVLIQPWRNLYIATNEPFYNYFDKLRSQYKVRLLDDYKELWSNKSEWYNETTLLNDGKPVEFDGYMRVAVDTEVLYRAKTRVETFYNLTKDCKDGINTC; this comes from the coding sequence ATGAAGGAATCAGAGTTAAGCACTGAACCAATCGGACAAAATCTGATAAAACTGATAAGCAATCTATGCTTCTCAGTTTTTGTGTTTTCAGTGTTGATATTTACAGTTATTGCTATCACTTACCAACCCCCAGATCCATGGCTTGAATCAGCTCCGGCCTTAACCAAGCTCTTCACTCAAACTGAGAATGCCACTTTCAAAAACGACGATTCTATCCTTAAAACTGGTGAGGATGTAGTTCTTGTGGCAGCTCCTGAAGTGCCCCCTGCTTTGGCAATCAATCCCATCACGGAAACCGTGATCGAGAAGTCCGAAGAGAAAATCTTGAATTTGAACCTGAAATCAGATTGTGAGGACCTCAAGTTTGTAAATTGTTCAGATCCACGCGTTTTAGTCACAGTGGAGAGATTCAAtttgaaaactttcaaatttatTGTGTTTCTGGAGTATCAAACTCCGGTCAGTGGGTCAAAACTGGATGAGTGTGATGTGGCTTGGAGGTTTAGGAACAAGAAAGAGAAGTCGTGGAGGAAGTACAGAGATTTTAGAAGGTTCAAGTTCGGGATCGGAGAGAATTGTACCTATAACGTGGTACATGCTGGTGGCTGGCATTCAGGAATTAATGCTCGGAGGCCTAGGAATAGACCTAACACCACAAGTAGTAGTGGGAATCTAAGGCTCGCACCACCGGTAGGCGATGAAGAGATAAATGATACTATTCCAACTTTGGGATCGGAAATGAACTTtagaaaagggaagtatttgtaTTATGCACGGGGAGGGGACTACTGCAAGGGAATGAATCATTACTTGTGGAGTTTCTTGTGTGGTTTGGGGGAGGCTATGTATTTGAATAGGACATTTGTGATGGACTTGAGCGTATGTTTATCGGCAACTTATAATCCAAGCAATAGGGATGAGGAGGGAAAAGATTTCcggttttattttgattttgagcATCTTAAGGAGGTAGCATCTGTTGTGGAGGAGAGTGAGTTCTTGAGAGGTTGGAAGAAATGGAATAGGGGCCGTAAAAGAAAAGTGCCAGTCAAGAAGGTTACAACCTATAAAGTCACACCTATGCAACTTAAGAAGGATAAGAGCACGATAATTTGGAGGCAGTTTGATGCACCAGAGCCGGAAAACTATTGGTACAGGGTATGTGAGGGGCAAGCAGCTAAGTACATTCAGAGGCCATGGCATGCTTTATGGAAATCAAAGAGATTGATGAATATAGTGACTGAGATCAGTGGACAAATGGACTGGGATTTTGATGCTGTTCATGTGGTTCGAGGGGAAAAGGCACAAAATATAGAACTCTGGCCGCACTTGGATGCCGATACCTCTCCTGATGCTCTTCTCACAAAGCTCAAAGTATTGATTCAGCCTTGGAGGAATCTTTACATAGCAACAAACGAGCCATTCTATAATTACTTTGATAAATTAAGGTCTCAATATAAGGTCCGTCTGCTTGATGACTACAAGGAATTATGGAGTAACAAGAGCGAGTGGTACAATGAGACAACATTGCTGAATGATGGGAAACCAGTTGAGTTTGATGGATACATGAGAGTTGCTGTGGACACTGAGGTACTTTACCGGGCGAAGACGCGTGTagaaaccttttacaatttaACTAAAGATTGCAAGGATGGAATCAATACATGCTGA